The sequence CTTATTGAATATATTCATGATATGGATATAAACATAGTTTTTGACGATTCATGCTTTGGAATTAGAACATTGGAAGAGATTAAGCCAGTATCTAAAGATCCCTTCTATAATCTTGCCTATTATTACATGAAAAGAGAAGGATGCGTAAGAAGGAGAAATCTAAAGGATAAGGTCTCTCAGATTAAGGAGAGAATATTAAAAGAAAAAGTTAAAGGCGTTATATTTTACTCATTAAAATTCTGTGATCCCATCCTTTTCTATATACCTCTATTAGTGAGAGAACTAAAAAAAGAAGGAATTCCTACCCTTTTATTGGAGGATGACTATACCTTAGGGATAAAAGAGCAGATTAGAACGAGATTAGAAGCTTTTCTGGAGATGGTATTATGAATATAGAAGTCTTAGACCATGTGAATACTATTAGAAAGGCACTAAAAATCCCTATAGTTTATCCTATTGCCAGTCTTGTATTGAAGACAAAATATAGAAAGGATAAAGTAACAAGAATATCCTATGAGTATGCCTTAGACCTGGTTAGGCACAACTACCAGGGAAGAAAAAAGGTTGTCATGACAAATATACTAATGCCTTCTGAAATCCTTTTTGCATTAGACCTTTTTCCAGTCTTTCCTGAGGTTGCATCAGGATTTACATCCGCCTTAGGGTGGGCAGAAAAAACCCTTTTTGATAGCGAAGAGATCCTTTATTCAAAGGACCTTTGTAGCGTACATAGAAATATTATAGGGCTAATAAAGGACAATATACTTCCCATTCCAGATTACATGGTTACCACTTCTCATCCTTGCCATTCCGCTCTCCACTCCTTCTTTATTGTCTCTCAAATCTTTGGAAGCGAATATTTTCCCATAGATTTACCTCTAAAGGATAACAATTTTCTCCAATATACTGCCAAAAAGCTCGAAAATCTATTCTTCAATCTATCTAAAAAGCTTGCCATTAAAGATCCATTAAAGGGACTTAAAAAAGCAGTAAGATACTCTAACATTGCAAGAGATTATCTGATAGAGATAAATGAGCTGAGAAAGGAATATGTTGTTATAGATGGAAAGAATTTTTTAGATTATGCTGGAATGATCTTTTCAACCTTTGGATCCCTTTGGGGGGTTAGATTTTTTAAGGCATTAAGGGACGAAATATTAGATAGAATCAAGAAGAAGAAATTCTTAGATTGTAAGATAAGGGTTTATTGGCTCCATTTAGGACCATATTTTAAAACGGACTTTTTTGATTTTTTGAATAAAAAATCTTGTTGTATTGTTTTTGAAGAGAGCAGTAATGTTTATTGGGAAAAGTTAGATGAGGATGAGCCCTTTATATCCCTTGCAAAGAAGATCATTAATGCAAGAATATTTTCAGATGTGGAAGATAGGTTCAAGCTGGCATTGGAAGGAGTAAGAAATTACAAGGCGGATGGTGTAATAATCTTTAATCATTGGGGATGCAGGCAAGGCTCAGGCAACTCCTATATCTTGAGAAAAAAACTTATAGAAAATGGCATTCCAGCATTAGTTATTGATGGAGATCTAATAGATCCTACTAATTTTCCTGTTGAGCAGGCAAAAACAAGATTAGAAGCCTTTTTGGAGGTGCTATCATGAGCTACTACTTAGGTGTAGATATAGGTTCTGTTACTACAAAGGTTGTTTTAATATCCGATAAGAGAGAAATCAAGGGGTATAGGATTGGAAAAACAGGGATTGATGGGAATAAGAGTGCCAAAGACCTAATAATGGAGCTATTAAAAGATTTAAATATAGAGCTTGGTGATGTTAAAAAGATATCTGCTACAGGTTATGGAAGGGTAAGGGTTGACTTTACAGACTTCACAAAAACAGAGATCTCCTGCCATGCAAAGGGGGTAAACTTTCTTTTCCCATCCGCAAGAACCATAATTGATATTGGTGGACAGGATAGTAAAGCAATAAAGGTGGGGAAAAATGGAGCAGTATTAGATTTTGTTATGAATGATAAGTGTGCTGCAGGTACCGGAAGATTTTTGGAGGTAATGGCAAAGGTTTTGGAAGAAGATTTAGAAAATTTTGGTAGAATTCATATGCAAGAAAAGGAAGTCATTGAAATTACAAATATATGTACTGTTTTCGCAGAATCGGAAATAATAACCCTTTTATCCCAAGGTAAAAATAAAAATAGTATAATAAAGGGATTAAACTATTCTATTGCAAAGAGGGCGGTCTCCTTAGTAAAGAGGATAGGAGCAGAAAAAGACGTGGTTATGACAGGAGGAGTAGCCAAAAATCAAGGAGTTAAAATGGCTATAGAGGACCTATTGGGATTTAATATTCTTCTTCCTGAGGATCCACAAATTATGGGAGCATTAGGAGCAAGCATTTTTGCTTTGGAAGGAGCTTAAAAAGGAGGTAAAAATGTTAAGAATTGCAATTTCGCAGATTAATCCAATCATTGGAGACTTAAGAGGAAATACAGAAAAAATATTAAAATATATTGAGAAGGCAAAGAAAGAAAATTGTGACCTTATTATATTTCCTGAGCTTTCCCTAATAGGTTATCCTCCAAGGGATATACTTTTGAGAAAAGATTTAGCTAAAAAGATTAAAGAGACTATAGAGGAAAAGATCATTCCTCAAAGCAAAGATATAGGTATTTTATTAGGAACTCCCTTCTATGATGACGATAAAATATATAATTCCGCCATCCTTCTTTACAAAAATAAGCTATTAGGCTACCAGCACAAAACACTACTTCCAAGTTGTGATGTCTTTGATGAAACAAGGTATTTTAAACCTGCAAAACATAGGCACCCAATAATGTTTAAACTCGCCAATTTGGGAGTTACCATATGTGAGGATATCTGGAATGATAAGGATTTTTGGAATAGAACCATCTATGAGATAGATCCTGTAGAAGAACTTGTATCTCAAGGGGCGGAGATTATAATAAACATATCCGCATCCCCATACCACTATGGAAAGATAGAATTAAGATCCAACATGCTTATACATTTAGCTAAGAAATATAATAGATATATAGTTTATGTGAACCAGGTTGGTGGAAATGATGAGCTAATCTTTGATGGCTTTAGCCTTGTAATCTCTCCAGAAGGGAGAATAGTTTGGAGCGGAAAAAGGTTTGAGGAAGATTTTGGCGTAGTAGATCTCAAGGAAGAAAACTTATCAAAATATGTAGGGATAAAGGAAAGTATTGAAGATATTTATAATGCCTTAATTCTTGGAATAAGAGATTACTTCTATAAATTGGGATTTAAAAAGGCAGTGATTGGACTAAGTGGAGGAATAGATTCATCGGTGGTAGCTTGTCTTGCCACTTATGCCTTGGGAAGAGAAAATGTGCTTGGGGTATCTATGCCCTCCATCTACTCTTCAGAAGGAAGTGTAAAGGATGCAAAAATGCTTGCCCAAAATCTGGGTATAGAATTTAGAATTATCCCTATAATAGATATATTCAAGTCCTATTTAAAAATATTAAATCCTGACGGAAATCCTCTTATTGATCTTGCAGAGGAGAATCTTCAGGCAAGAATAAGAGGTAATATCTTAATGTTCATATCCAATAGAGAAGGTTACTTGGTTTTAACTACAGGGAATAAGTCGGAGCTTGCCACAGGCTACTGTACCCTTTATGGGGATATGGCTGGAAGCCTTGCAGTTATTGGAGACGTACCTAAGATGATGGTCTACGAATTAGCCTATTTTATAAATAGAGAGAAAGAGATCATTCCTAAATCTGTTATTGAAAAGGTGCCATCTGCAGAACTAAGACCAAATCAAAAGGATGAAGACTCTCTCCCTCCCTATCCTATCTTAGATAAAATTATCAAAGCTTACATAGAGGATAACCTTTCCATTGATGAAATTGAAGATCTTGGATTTGATAAAAACTTCATAGAATCAATAATTAGAAGGATAGACAATTCCGAATACAAAAGAAGACAGGCACCTCCTGTTTTAAAAGTAACTACAAAAGCCTTTGGAACTGGTAGAAGAATGCCTATAGTTTGGAAAAAAGGCTGGTAAACGTGATAAAGATCACAGTTTAAGTGTGATTTATATCACATACAAAGCAAAAAATAATGTTATACTGAAGGTATCAAATTTAAGGAGGTGTCCTCAAATGAAAAAGCTCCTATTAGCTACCATAATAGGCATCGCTTTGCTTTTCACCATTGGTTTTGCTCAAACTTACACTAGAACTATGGAAGAAACATACACTCTGGATCTTTTCAGTTTTATTCCCTGGATGAGTGGAGGTAGTGCAAGAATTATAGCTATGGGTGGTGCAGGAACTGCCTTAGCAAATGATGCATCCTCAGTAGAATACAACCCTGCAGGCTTAGCATACGTGAAAAACTTTAATCTAAGTGTATTAGCATTGGGAGAAGTAAACAAAGAAGTTACAGGATATGATGAGAGTGGGAATCCTAAGTATGAGTACAAATTTAACTTTGTACCTCTATACGCCGCTGTTGCCATATCCAACCTTGGCGCTGCATACAAAAAGCCATTTATACCACCTATAACAGTTCAAAGATTTGATGGAGGATATTGGACAAGCCGTGCCCCAGATGGATGGGAAATGAAGTTTGACTTTTACTCTGATGTAACAGATACTTCAAAACTAAACACTATATCTGCAGGATTAGGACAAAAACTTGGACCTATTGCTCTTGGTGCAAACCTTACCTATATAAGTGGAGAAGTGTCAAGAAAGGTTGATGGAATTTATTTTAGAAGTGACTCTTTTCATGGAGTAAG is a genomic window of Dictyoglomus sp. NZ13-RE01 containing:
- a CDS encoding 2-hydroxyglutaryl-CoA dehydratase, with product MNIEVLDHVNTIRKALKIPIVYPIASLVLKTKYRKDKVTRISYEYALDLVRHNYQGRKKVVMTNILMPSEILFALDLFPVFPEVASGFTSALGWAEKTLFDSEEILYSKDLCSVHRNIIGLIKDNILPIPDYMVTTSHPCHSALHSFFIVSQIFGSEYFPIDLPLKDNNFLQYTAKKLENLFFNLSKKLAIKDPLKGLKKAVRYSNIARDYLIEINELRKEYVVIDGKNFLDYAGMIFSTFGSLWGVRFFKALRDEILDRIKKKKFLDCKIRVYWLHLGPYFKTDFFDFLNKKSCCIVFEESSNVYWEKLDEDEPFISLAKKIINARIFSDVEDRFKLALEGVRNYKADGVIIFNHWGCRQGSGNSYILRKKLIENGIPALVIDGDLIDPTNFPVEQAKTRLEAFLEVLS
- a CDS encoding 2-hydroxyglutaryl-CoA dehydratase, translating into MSYYLGVDIGSVTTKVVLISDKREIKGYRIGKTGIDGNKSAKDLIMELLKDLNIELGDVKKISATGYGRVRVDFTDFTKTEISCHAKGVNFLFPSARTIIDIGGQDSKAIKVGKNGAVLDFVMNDKCAAGTGRFLEVMAKVLEEDLENFGRIHMQEKEVIEITNICTVFAESEIITLLSQGKNKNSIIKGLNYSIAKRAVSLVKRIGAEKDVVMTGGVAKNQGVKMAIEDLLGFNILLPEDPQIMGALGASIFALEGA
- a CDS encoding NAD+ synthase produces the protein MLRIAISQINPIIGDLRGNTEKILKYIEKAKKENCDLIIFPELSLIGYPPRDILLRKDLAKKIKETIEEKIIPQSKDIGILLGTPFYDDDKIYNSAILLYKNKLLGYQHKTLLPSCDVFDETRYFKPAKHRHPIMFKLANLGVTICEDIWNDKDFWNRTIYEIDPVEELVSQGAEIIINISASPYHYGKIELRSNMLIHLAKKYNRYIVYVNQVGGNDELIFDGFSLVISPEGRIVWSGKRFEEDFGVVDLKEENLSKYVGIKESIEDIYNALILGIRDYFYKLGFKKAVIGLSGGIDSSVVACLATYALGRENVLGVSMPSIYSSEGSVKDAKMLAQNLGIEFRIIPIIDIFKSYLKILNPDGNPLIDLAEENLQARIRGNILMFISNREGYLVLTTGNKSELATGYCTLYGDMAGSLAVIGDVPKMMVYELAYFINREKEIIPKSVIEKVPSAELRPNQKDEDSLPPYPILDKIIKAYIEDNLSIDEIEDLGFDKNFIESIIRRIDNSEYKRRQAPPVLKVTTKAFGTGRRMPIVWKKGW